The stretch of DNA GTTCTGCTAGTATAGATATACTTGGTGTAATAATCTCCAGTTGAGTTTTACTCTTTAGCTTATTTAGTGCCAGTAAGGCCTCATTTTCCCAAGCAATTAGTACATCACCTTGACCACGTTCCACAAATGTATTGGTGGCACTACGAGCCCCGGAATCTAAAACATCCACATTTTTATACAATGCTTTAACAAAATTATGTGCTTTTACTGAATCGTTATTATTTTTGTATAAAGCATAACCCCAGGCAGCTAGATAATTCCAGCGTGCACCACCAGAGGTTTTAGGATTAGGTGTTATTACGGATACTCCTGGTTGAATTAAATCAGGCCAGTCATGGATATTTTTTGGATTACCTTGACGTACTAAGAAGACAATGGTCGACGTATATGGTGCGGAGTTATCCGGTAAGCGAGTTATCCACTTATTATCAATAAGTGTATGTTCTGCGATGGCATCTACATCTGAAGCAAGCGCTAGAGTAACAACATCAGCTTCAATTCCGTTTATTACTGAAGTAGCTTGTTTACTAGAACCTCCGTGAGACTGACGTACTGTTACGTAATCTCCTGTTTGATGCTGCCAGTATTTAGTAAATGCTTCATTATACTCATGGTAAAATTCACGTGTTGGATCATAAGAAATATTTAGTAAATTGATATCTTTTGCAAGTAAACTTCCTGAGATTAATATCAAGATTAACCCATACTGCCATTTGAACATAATAACTCCTTTTGTTATATTAAGATCTTTAATTAAATAAACTACATTGTTAACCAATAAATTAAATTTATTAGAATAATTTACGTGCAGTTTCCAAAAAATCACGGCGAAAAGGACGCTTCATATTTTGAATAACATCAGCAATATCATGATGTACAAGCCGCTCATTTTGTACTCCAACGCAACGTCCTCTATATCCCTGTAGTAATAGTTCGATTGAGTATGCTCCCATTCTTGATGCCAGAATGCGATCATAGGCTACTGGGTTACCACCACGCTGGATATGACCTAAAACAGTTGCGCGTGTTTCACGCCCAGTCTCTTTTTCGATATATAGCGCCAGTTCAAACACATTACAAATATACTCGGTAATTGCTACAATAGCATGTTTTTTGCCTTGAGCTATACTCGCCTTAATTTCGTAGACTAAGTCTTCTGGTTGAAATTCTACTTCAGGTAATACAATAAACTCGCAACCACCAGCAATGGCAGCAGCCATTGTTAGATCACCGCAATAACGCCCCATTACTTCTACTATTGAAATACGTTGATGAGATGTAGAAGTATCACGTAAACGGTCAATAGCTTCAACGACTGTTTCTAACGCCGTAAAATAACCAATAGTATAATCAGTTCCAGCTACATCATTATCAATAGTACCTGGTAATCCTATACATGGTAAACCCATTTCTGTTAATAGTTTTGCGCCCATATAAGATCCATCACCGCCAATAACCACTAGGGCACCCAAACCATATTTACTCATATTATTAAGAGCAATAGCCCGTATAGCCTCTTCACGAAACTCTTGAAAACGCGCAGAACCAAGAAAAGTGCCTCCACGGTTAATAATATCGGAAACACTGTAGCGATCTAGTTTTCTCATACGATCTTGATATAAACCCTGGTAGCCATCAGAAATCCCGTAAATCTCTAAGCCTTCCGAAAGCCCTGCCCTAACTACGCTACGGATAGCCG from Baumannia cicadellinicola str. Hc (Homalodisca coagulata) encodes:
- the pfkA gene encoding 6-phosphofructokinase, giving the protein MINKIGVLTSGGDSPGMNAAIRSVVRAGLSEGLEIYGISDGYQGLYQDRMRKLDRYSVSDIINRGGTFLGSARFQEFREEAIRAIALNNMSKYGLGALVVIGGDGSYMGAKLLTEMGLPCIGLPGTIDNDVAGTDYTIGYFTALETVVEAIDRLRDTSTSHQRISIVEVMGRYCGDLTMAAAIAGGCEFIVLPEVEFQPEDLVYEIKASIAQGKKHAIVAITEYICNVFELALYIEKETGRETRATVLGHIQRGGNPVAYDRILASRMGAYSIELLLQGYRGRCVGVQNERLVHHDIADVIQNMKRPFRRDFLETARKLF
- a CDS encoding sulfate ABC transporter substrate-binding protein, whose translation is MFKWQYGLILILISGSLLAKDINLLNISYDPTREFYHEYNEAFTKYWQHQTGDYVTVRQSHGGSSKQATSVINGIEADVVTLALASDVDAIAEHTLIDNKWITRLPDNSAPYTSTIVFLVRQGNPKNIHDWPDLIQPGVSVITPNPKTSGGARWNYLAAWGYALYKNNNDSVKAHNFVKALYKNVDVLDSGARSATNTFVERGQGDVLIAWENEALLALNKLKSKTQLEIITPSISILAEPTVAVVDAIVDKKGTREVANAYLKYLYSPEGQRIAAKHYYRPRDASLAQEFPKLKLFTLNETFGNWQKAKQEHFSNGSSFDQIYQRENK